AGTTATTCGGACGTGACCTCCTGTAGACCACTGCGAGACCGTTGTCCTACGCGGTTGAGCGGGTACGGTCGGTGTTGTGCAAGACTTGCAAGCTCTTGCCGTTCGTTTCAGAGGGGACGCCATGCCGCAGCAACCCGCAGTGCGCCGGCCAACTCGCATCCGGCGCCCGGCTGGTGGGCAAGCCGACACCCGGCCGGTACAGTCCCACCCTGTGACCACACGGCTTGCGGACATCGCTGCGCAGGCGGGGGTGAGCGAAGCGACCGTCAGCCGCGTCCTCAACGGGAAGCCCGGCGTCGCCGCCACCACCCGCCAGTCCGTGCTGGCCGCACTCGACGTGCTCGGCTACGAGCGCCCCGTGCGGCTGCGGCAGCGCAGCGCCGGCCTGGTCGGGCTGATCACGCCCGAGCTGGAGAACCCGATATTCCCGGCCCTCGCCCAGGTCATCGGACAGGCGTTGACCCGGCAGGGCTACACCCCCGTGCTCGCCACCCAGACCCCCGGCGGCTCGACCGAGGACGAGCTGACCGAGATGCTGGTGGACCGGGGGGTCGCGGGCATCATCTACGTGTCGGGACTGCACGCCGACACCACCGCCGACATGCAGCGCTACGAGCAGCTGCGGGCGCAGGGGGTGCCGTTCGTCCTGGTCGACGGCTTCTCGCCGAAGGTGCAGGCACCGTTCATCTCCCCCGACGACCGGGCGGCGATGACCCTCGCGGTCACGCACCTGGTCTCCCTCGGCCACACCAGGATCGGGCTGGCCCTCGGCCCGAAGCGGTTCGTTCCGGTGCAGCGGAAGATCGACGGGTTCGTCCGGGCCGTGCAGGACCAGCTGGGACTGCCCGCCACGGTGATCGAGTCGGAGCTGATCCAGCACTCGCTGTACACCCTGGAGGGCGGCCAGGCCGCCACCATGGCGCTGATCGACCGGGACTGCACCGCGGTGGTCTGCGCCAGCGACATGATGGCGCTGGGCGCCATACGCGCGGCCCGCCAGCTCGGCCTGGAGGTGCCCCGGGACGTCTCCGTCGTCGGCTTCGACGACTCCCCGCTGATCGCCTTCACCGATCCGCCGCTGACCACGGTCCGCAAGCCGGTGCCGGCCATGGGCCAGGCCGCGGTGCGCACGCTGCTGGAGGAGATCGGCGGGACGCCCGCGCCGCACAGCGAGTTCGTGTTCATGCCGGAGCTGGTGGTGCGCGGTTCGACCGCTTCGGCCCCCGGGGACCGGAATCGTCCGTAAGGCGGAGAACGCCGGGCCGGGCGCCGCACGCCCGTGGTACGAAGGGTGGTCCGGCGGTGGTAGAACATGCGACCAGGACCCGACCGGGGGATGATCGGGGAGGGAACGCTGATCTGGCAGACTCTGTGCCCATGAGTGAGACGACCGTGACGACCCCGGAAGGCCGAGCAGCGGCCGTTCCGCAGACCGTCGCGGACGATGCCGCGGAGGGATCGGGACAGAGCGCGCCGAAGGTGCTGCGCCGTCTGCGCGCACCGCGCCGTCCGCGGCTGTGGTTCGAGATCTTGCTGATCGCGGTGAGTTACTGGACGTACTCGCTGATCCGCAACGCCGTGCCCGAGCAGAAGGCGCAGGCGCTGCGCAACGCGGACTGGATCTGGAAAGCCGAGCAGCAGCTCGGGATAGCCGTCGAGCAGTCGGTCAACCACACGATCAACGCCGTGACTTGGCTGATCGTGGGCATGAACTACTACTACGCGACGCTGCACTTCGTGGTGACGCTCGGCGTGCTGGTGTGGCTCTACCGCAGCCATCCCGGCCGCTACGCCGCGACCCGCCTGGCACTGTTCGCGACGACCGGCGTCGCGCTGGTCGGCTACTACCTGTTCCCGCTCGCCCCGCCCCGCCTGATGAACGGCGAGGGCTTCATCGACACGGTCCTGGTCCACCAGACCTGGGGATCGATGGCCTCCGGCGACCTGAAGAACATGTCCAACCAGTACGCCGCGATGCCGTCGATGCACATCGGCTGGTCCCTGTGGTGCGGACTGACCCTCTTCGCGCTGGCCGGCGTCCCGTGGGTGCGGGTGCTCGGCCTGCTCTACCCCACGGCCACCCTGGTCGTCATCGTCGCCACCGCCAACCACTTCTGGCTGGACGCGGTGGGCGGCGTCCTGTGCCTGGCCTTCGGCTACGGGGTGGTCCGCGTCTGGTACGGCGCCCTCCCGCACGCCCTGCCGAGGCTGGTGCACACGCCCGCGCCCCGGGCCCTCCTGCCGACCAAGGCCTGACACCTCCCGCGCCGCCGCACGGCCTCCCGGCGGAGGGCCGGCTCGCCTACGGCAACGCCGGCCCGCTCCCCGCCGCCTCGCGCAGTGCCTCCAGGAACGCCGTCAGGGCCGGCTGCGCGGGCGCCGCGGGACGCAGGGCGGCCAGGATGGTGCGGGACGGTTCCGGCGCCTTCAGACGGCGTACGACGACGTCCGGGTGCCGGCCGCCGAGACCGAGGCGCGGGATCAGGGTGACGCCCAGGCCCGCCGCGACGAACCCCTGGGCCGTGACGTAGTCCTCGCTGTCGACGACGAACCGGGGCTGGAAGCCCGCCGCCGCGCAGGCCGCGAGCTGGGCGTCCAGGCAGGGTCCCGGCCACTCGCTGCCCACCCACGGCTCCTCCGCCAGTTCCGCCAGGTCCAGGCTGCGCCGGGCCGCCAGCGGGTGCCCCTTGGGCAGGACGGCGAGGTACGGGTCGTCCAGCAGCCGCAGCAGCCGCACGCCGTCCTGGACGCCCTCCCCGGCGGGCTCCGGCCGGCCCACCACCAGGGCCAGGTCGGCCCGGCCCTCGCGCACGTCCGGCAGCGGGTCCCGGGGGTCGGCCAGCCGCAGCTCCACCTGCACCCCCGGGTGCAGTTCCCGCAGCCGCGCCACCGCCGGCGCCACCAGCGCGGCCCCCGCCGTCGCGAAGTACCGCACCGAGAGCCGGCCCGTGCGCCCCGCCAGCAGATCGGCGAGCGCGGTCTCGGCCTCGGCGACCCGCCGGGCGATCGCGTCGGCGTGCTCGGTCAGCAGCAGGCCCGCCGCCGTGGGCCGCACCCCGCGCCCCACCCGCTCCAGCAGCTCCGCGCCCGCCTCCTTCTCCAGCGCCGCGATCTGCTGGCTGACCGCGGAGGGCGTGTACCCGAGCCGGGCCGCCGCCGCGGTCACCGAGCCGCCGGCGACCACGGCCCGCAGCACCTGCATCCGTCGCACATCAAGCCGCATGTAGTCCAGCTTAACCCTGCTTCAGAACCTTTCACTTGTCCTCAAGCGGGAACGCGCGGACCGTGGAGGCATGTCCCTCGCCTCCAGCGTCCGCATGGCCGTCCTCGCCCTCCTGTGGGGCTCCGGCTTCCTCTGGATCAAACTCGCCCTCGACCACGGCCTCGGCCCCGCCCAGATCACCATCGCCCGCTGCGCCCTCGGCACCGCCGTGC
Above is a genomic segment from Streptomyces glaucescens containing:
- a CDS encoding LacI family DNA-binding transcriptional regulator; amino-acid sequence: MTTRLADIAAQAGVSEATVSRVLNGKPGVAATTRQSVLAALDVLGYERPVRLRQRSAGLVGLITPELENPIFPALAQVIGQALTRQGYTPVLATQTPGGSTEDELTEMLVDRGVAGIIYVSGLHADTTADMQRYEQLRAQGVPFVLVDGFSPKVQAPFISPDDRAAMTLAVTHLVSLGHTRIGLALGPKRFVPVQRKIDGFVRAVQDQLGLPATVIESELIQHSLYTLEGGQAATMALIDRDCTAVVCASDMMALGAIRAARQLGLEVPRDVSVVGFDDSPLIAFTDPPLTTVRKPVPAMGQAAVRTLLEEIGGTPAPHSEFVFMPELVVRGSTASAPGDRNRP
- a CDS encoding phosphatase PAP2 family protein; the encoded protein is MSETTVTTPEGRAAAVPQTVADDAAEGSGQSAPKVLRRLRAPRRPRLWFEILLIAVSYWTYSLIRNAVPEQKAQALRNADWIWKAEQQLGIAVEQSVNHTINAVTWLIVGMNYYYATLHFVVTLGVLVWLYRSHPGRYAATRLALFATTGVALVGYYLFPLAPPRLMNGEGFIDTVLVHQTWGSMASGDLKNMSNQYAAMPSMHIGWSLWCGLTLFALAGVPWVRVLGLLYPTATLVVIVATANHFWLDAVGGVLCLAFGYGVVRVWYGALPHALPRLVHTPAPRALLPTKA
- a CDS encoding LysR family transcriptional regulator, with the translated sequence MQVLRAVVAGGSVTAAAARLGYTPSAVSQQIAALEKEAGAELLERVGRGVRPTAAGLLLTEHADAIARRVAEAETALADLLAGRTGRLSVRYFATAGAALVAPAVARLRELHPGVQVELRLADPRDPLPDVREGRADLALVVGRPEPAGEGVQDGVRLLRLLDDPYLAVLPKGHPLAARRSLDLAELAEEPWVGSEWPGPCLDAQLAACAAAGFQPRFVVDSEDYVTAQGFVAAGLGVTLIPRLGLGGRHPDVVVRRLKAPEPSRTILAALRPAAPAQPALTAFLEALREAAGSGPALP